The following coding sequences lie in one Candidatus Binatia bacterium genomic window:
- a CDS encoding transcriptional repressor: protein MMYRNLNDLVGVGLASRVELGDHVGRFESRADRPKADREHPHFLCNHCGEVVCLPTLKIPMLGKASSQIRDVQDVVLRGRCASC, encoded by the coding sequence ATGATGTACCGCAACCTCAACGACCTGGTCGGAGTGGGCCTCGCGAGTCGTGTGGAGCTAGGGGATCACGTCGGGCGCTTCGAGAGCCGCGCGGATCGCCCGAAGGCAGACAGGGAGCACCCGCACTTCCTCTGCAACCACTGCGGCGAAGTTGTTTGCCTACCGACTCTCAAGATCCCGATGCTGGGCAAGGCGAGCTCGCAGATCCGCGATGTTCAGGACGTCGTCCTGCGCGGGCGCTGCGCGTCCTGTTGA
- a CDS encoding PHB depolymerase family esterase yields the protein MNQALMLEHVSVTKRYLSISLAVGVLALLDAANVAPVAAQSNPGDYARSIVFDGRTRTYNVHVPPSYVAGSAVPLVMDFHGYTSNSNEQAAMSGFREVSDAENFIVAYPQGLGNSWNAATFCCGDAWAAGLDDVGLALAIVEAISVEFTVNPERVYATGLSNGGALSHRLACEASEVFAATAPVAFPLGILPLTACEPSRPITVAHFHGLGDSVVPYAGTFWAPASQESFASWAEKNQCAGSPVVNGPCETFTQCADGVETTLCSLNGDHIIYDNSNNFSIASYAWNILSRFTLSQDEPNEATAVAGNSLLIKDKTDATRRKIVLSLKDPAIDTSPESGINPALGGLTVKFYNAAGGNDVACYDLPAGEAWRQSGSITGPTYNYRDSQARFGPCRSVTIKDGQQLRITCAGRRAPITYSLNEPAQEAVAVRVESGDTAYCAVFGGIVISDSGIEPLSPRGKGLFKAKLAPSPASCPPAPPCP from the coding sequence TTGAACCAGGCGCTCATGTTAGAACACGTGAGTGTGACGAAAAGATATCTTTCCATTTCGCTGGCGGTGGGAGTTCTGGCCCTGCTTGACGCTGCAAACGTGGCTCCGGTGGCCGCGCAGTCGAACCCGGGGGACTACGCCCGTTCGATTGTCTTCGACGGGCGGACGCGCACCTACAACGTCCACGTTCCACCGAGTTATGTTGCAGGTTCGGCAGTCCCGCTGGTCATGGACTTTCATGGCTATACTTCGAACAGCAATGAGCAAGCCGCCATGTCGGGGTTCCGTGAGGTTTCAGACGCGGAAAATTTCATCGTCGCTTACCCGCAAGGTCTCGGCAATTCCTGGAACGCCGCGACGTTTTGCTGCGGCGACGCGTGGGCTGCGGGGCTCGACGATGTGGGTTTGGCGCTGGCGATCGTCGAGGCGATCTCGGTCGAATTCACAGTAAATCCCGAACGGGTCTACGCCACGGGCCTCTCGAATGGTGGCGCTCTCTCGCATCGTCTCGCCTGTGAGGCGAGTGAAGTCTTTGCAGCCACGGCGCCTGTAGCTTTTCCGCTTGGAATTCTTCCGCTCACGGCATGCGAGCCATCTCGACCCATCACGGTGGCTCATTTCCACGGGCTTGGGGATTCGGTCGTTCCTTACGCGGGCACGTTCTGGGCACCCGCGTCGCAAGAGAGTTTTGCAAGCTGGGCGGAAAAGAATCAGTGCGCAGGTTCACCAGTCGTGAACGGGCCCTGCGAGACGTTTACGCAGTGCGCCGACGGAGTGGAGACGACATTATGTAGCCTGAACGGGGACCATATCATCTACGACAATTCAAATAACTTCTCGATTGCATCATATGCCTGGAACATTCTCTCTCGATTCACGCTCTCGCAAGATGAGCCAAACGAAGCAACGGCGGTGGCGGGCAATAGCCTCCTCATCAAGGACAAGACCGACGCTACGCGGCGCAAGATCGTTCTTTCGCTCAAGGATCCCGCCATCGACACGTCCCCCGAATCGGGCATCAACCCCGCCTTGGGTGGCCTGACGGTGAAGTTCTACAATGCCGCAGGCGGTAACGACGTTGCCTGCTACGACCTTCCCGCGGGGGAAGCATGGCGCCAAAGCGGTTCCATCACTGGCCCGACTTACAACTACAGAGATTCCCAGGCACGGTTCGGGCCCTGCCGTTCGGTGACCATCAAGGATGGTCAGCAGCTGCGCATCACGTGCGCGGGCCGCCGCGCACCTATTACCTACTCGCTCAATGAACCCGCGCAGGAGGCCGTAGCGGTGCGGGTCGAAAGTGGGGATACGGCTTATTGTGCAGTTTTCGGTGGCATAGTGATCAGTGATTCCGGCATCGAGCCACTGAGCCCCCGGGGTAAGGGACTCTTCAAGGCGAAGCTCGCTCCATCACCCGCGTCCTGTCCGCCGGCACCGCCCTGCCCCTAG